The sequence CTACTTTTGCGCCTGCTGCGGCAAAATGTTTGGCAATCGCAGCGCCTATTCCTTTTGATGCGCCGGTCACTACCGCTACTTTGTTTTCTAATTTTTTCATCGTTCCTTTTATTTAAGATTTAAACTTGATCAGGTCCTGGAAGATCAACTGTCCCCAGGTATTTCCTTGCGCTTGCACCAGCAGTCCGCCATCGGTAAGTTTGCCCAATTTGACTGGCGCGAAACCAAGCCTTTCCGCAAGCGTTGCGACCTCCGAAGTTGCGTCCTCATCGTCGCCAGCCAGGAACACGACCCTATTGCCGCCATGTACGGCCGGATCCTTTTCAAGGATACCAGCTCCCAAATGGTTAAAGCCTTTAATGAGTTTCCCGTTGGTGAAAGCCTGCGCTACAAATTTGGCCGAGGGTAGCCCTCCCAGCTTGTGGGGCGGCACACCGTAGGCATTAGTCACATCGATGATCATCTTTCCATCCCAGTCGTGCATGGCCCTTGCAACGTCCGGGTGCGACTCGAAACGCACCGCCAAAAAGATAACGTCCGCCTTAACGGCATCTCCAAGTGTTACGGGAATGATCTCTTTTCCGATCGCGGCGGCTTCGGCAGCAAAACGTTCCGGAGTACGTGTGGTAGCAACAGACACTTTGATGCCTTTACGAACAAATGCTTTGGCCAGGGCCTGGCCGATCTTGCCAAAGCCGATAATGGCGTAGCTTTTTGCTACATTGTTTTCTGGATTATTCATTGAGAATTTTAAATTATTTAGATAAATAGGTCATGCCGCCATCCACCAAGAGTTCGGCACCTAGCATAAACGAAGAATCATCAGAGGCTAAAAAAACGGCTGTTTTACCGATATCAGATGGTTGTCCAATCCTGCCGATTGGCATTTGATCGGCAAAGTGTTTTTTTACCGCTTCCATTTGGTCTGCGGGAACAAACTTGTCAAATGCCGGGGTATCCGTGGTGCCCGGTGTGATTATATTTGCTCGAATCTTCCTATCCAAAAGGTCGCTGGAGAAACCTTTGGCCAAATATATCACTGCCGCTTTTGCGGCGCCATACAGTGTAAAATTCGCATAGGCCCGATGGGCCGCATTAGATCCGATTAAAATGATCGAACCACCATCATTCATGTAGGGCAGTGCTTTTTGGATTGTGAAGTAGACACTTTTCAGGTTTATATCAATAGCCTGGTCGAACGCTTCTTCATCAAAAGTCGCTACAGTTCCTACTGCTCCGGCACCCGCATTGGCAACGACGACATCTATCTTGCCGAATTTTTCAGCGGTTGTTGTAAACACTTTCTCTAGGTCAGCCAGTTTGGTCACATCGGCGTTAATAGCGATAAAACCACTTCCCAGTTTTGCCGCTGCGTTGTCCAACGTTTCTTGATTTCTGCCGACAATAACTCCCATTGCACCTTCCTTCTTAAATTCCAACGCAATGCCCAAACCAATGCCGCTATTACCGCCTGTAATCACTGCTACCTTATTTTTTAATCTGCTCATTTTATTTATTCTTTAATTGTTTCACAAAGCTACCATTGATAGTTTATATTTGTAACTATTAGAATTGAATCTGGTTACTGTCAGGTAACTACAAAATTTAAATCATGAGAGACGAGAGATTTTGCGCTTCAAACTGCTCCTTTACAAGGGCAATTGGTACAATCGGGAATAAATGGAAACCGATCATCATCAATGTGATCGGTACCCGTACCGTGCGTTTTGGTCAGATGGATTCCATTATTCCGCATATTTCAAGAAAAGTACTGACCGAACAACTTAAGGAGCTGGAAGAAGATGGGCTGCTAATTAGAATAGCCTATAAGGAACTGCCGCCAAGGGTGGATTACCGGTTGTCTGAAAAGGGGTTAGCCTTTTTACCTATCTTGGAAAGTATCAAGGAATGGAACTTCAAATATGAGGTTGCTTTAATACCCAAGGAAAATGATAGAATAACTTATAACAAATAATGTATAATCAAATTAGATGCGCTTGCAAAAGGCGAAGAGCGTTTAATGACAAGTCAGTTAGGAAGCGCAGAATAGCATTTACTTTGCGAAAACATTAGCCAATTTAACTGATGATATTCTTTTATACCGCCCGAGCAAAATTCAATAATGAAAATGGTGCCGACATTCTTGCATGGAACAACTATATCGAATGGAGCAAGCTCACACAATTAACTGAACTCGTTTCGATTGACACCAGCATTAATGAAGTTTTAGTTGAGACTGATCGAACAAGTGAAGAAGACTGGAAAGAAATAGTCATTGATGGATACCATGAAACGGGGTTCTATAGAACATTAGACCATGTGCTGAAAAAAAAGATATTAAAAGATTTAATCTCCTGACTGTTGTTATTGAGCCAGAAACCGATTGTTTGTTAACCCCAATAGACAGTTATGATTTTATTGGCTATGATCTCCTAGACCAAATATTATGACACCAGCGCCTTAAGCAACTGCGGAGGATTATCACCGTG is a genomic window of Chitinophaga sp. LS1 containing:
- a CDS encoding NADPH-dependent F420 reductase, translating into MNNPENNVAKSYAIIGFGKIGQALAKAFVRKGIKVSVATTRTPERFAAEAAAIGKEIIPVTLGDAVKADVIFLAVRFESHPDVARAMHDWDGKMIIDVTNAYGVPPHKLGGLPSAKFVAQAFTNGKLIKGFNHLGAGILEKDPAVHGGNRVVFLAGDDEDATSEVATLAERLGFAPVKLGKLTDGGLLVQAQGNTWGQLIFQDLIKFKS
- a CDS encoding glucose 1-dehydrogenase; translation: MSRLKNKVAVITGGNSGIGLGIALEFKKEGAMGVIVGRNQETLDNAAAKLGSGFIAINADVTKLADLEKVFTTTAEKFGKIDVVVANAGAGAVGTVATFDEEAFDQAIDINLKSVYFTIQKALPYMNDGGSIILIGSNAAHRAYANFTLYGAAKAAVIYLAKGFSSDLLDRKIRANIITPGTTDTPAFDKFVPADQMEAVKKHFADQMPIGRIGQPSDIGKTAVFLASDDSSFMLGAELLVDGGMTYLSK
- a CDS encoding helix-turn-helix domain-containing protein, which produces MRDERFCASNCSFTRAIGTIGNKWKPIIINVIGTRTVRFGQMDSIIPHISRKVLTEQLKELEEDGLLIRIAYKELPPRVDYRLSEKGLAFLPILESIKEWNFKYEVALIPKENDRITYNK